From one Nitrospirota bacterium genomic stretch:
- a CDS encoding outer membrane lipoprotein-sorting protein — protein sequence MNKLIGLLFFYTTIFIGLTAVCPREVSAEYTAREIMEKNFYVTKIKAFTSDATMILINDKGQTRERKTTTVTKLQKNGIDSSLVVRFLSPADIKGTGFLQIEHSDGEDDLWIYLPALKKTRRLVANNKKDSFVGSDFSYGDILLPKVDLYKHKLLRSEAVDGQDAYVIESVPRDEMVKRDSGYSKKLTWVRKDNFLESRVEFYDTAGRLLKTEISRDHKLVEPENQRWIAMHREMENHQTGHKTIFTFDRIDTSRPVADELFTTRFIEKE from the coding sequence ATGAATAAACTCATCGGGTTATTGTTTTTTTATACCACTATTTTTATCGGGTTGACGGCCGTTTGTCCGCGAGAAGTATCGGCGGAATATACGGCCCGTGAAATCATGGAGAAAAACTTTTATGTGACCAAAATAAAAGCGTTTACCAGTGACGCCACGATGATTTTGATCAACGATAAAGGTCAAACGCGGGAGCGTAAAACAACGACGGTGACAAAACTGCAGAAGAACGGCATCGATTCTAGCCTGGTGGTTCGCTTTCTCTCTCCAGCCGATATTAAAGGAACCGGGTTTCTTCAAATTGAACATTCAGACGGGGAGGACGATTTATGGATTTACCTGCCCGCGCTCAAGAAAACCCGGCGGTTGGTCGCAAACAATAAGAAAGACAGTTTTGTCGGATCAGATTTCTCTTACGGCGACATTCTGCTTCCAAAGGTCGATCTTTATAAACATAAATTGCTTCGTTCAGAAGCGGTAGACGGTCAGGATGCTTATGTTATCGAATCGGTTCCCAGGGATGAAATGGTCAAGCGGGACAGCGGCTACAGCAAAAAGTTGACCTGGGTCCGCAAGGATAATTTCCTGGAATCCAGGGTTGAATTTTATGATACCGCCGGCCGGTTGTTGAAAACCGAGATTTCCCGGGATCATAAACTCGTTGAGCCCGAGAATCAACGCTGGATTGCGATGCATCGGGAGATGGAAAACCACCAGACAGGCCATAAAACGATTTTTACTTTTGACCGCATTGATACCTCCCGCCCCGTAGCGGACGAGCTTTTTACCACGCGTTTCATTGAAAAAGAATAG